The following nucleotide sequence is from Tardiphaga alba.
GCGAATCGACGTGACGGCGCTGCGTCGTTCGGAAGATTCCTTCATGGACGAGCTGATCGGCCACCTCAGCCAGCGCGGCTTCCCGGTGGTGAAGGTGCATTTCCCGCGCTCCTATGTGGATGTGAATCGCGAGCCCTATGAGCTCGACCCCGGATGTTCACCGGCCGGCTGCCGAGCTTTGCCAATACGCGCTCGATGCGGGTGGCGGGCGGCCTCGGCACCATCCCGCGCGTGGTCGGCGACGGCCAGGAGATCTATCGCGAGCGCCTCGATGTGGATGCCGCGCTAACGCGGATCGAATCGCTCTACAAGCCGTATCACCGCGCTTTGCGCCGCCTGATCAACAAGGCGCACCAGACCTTCGGCACCGTCATCCTGGTCGATTGTCATTCGATGCCGTCGATCGGGATCGCCCGCGAAGAACCGCGCCGGCCCGATCTGGTGGTCGGCGATCGCTACGGCACCAGTTGCGCCGGCCTGCTGACGGATGTGGTGGAGGACACCTATTACAAGCTCGGCTACACGATCGGCCGCAACAAGCCCTATGCCGGCGGGTTCATCACCGAGCATTACGGCAACCCGGCCAGCGGCCTGCACGCGATCCAGATCGAACTCAACCGCGCGATCTATATGGACGAGCGCAAACGCGAGCGGACCGCCCGCTTCGACCAGATCGCGGCAGATTTCTCGACTTTGGCCGATGCGCTCACCCGTATCCCCTTGAATCTGCTGGGCCCGTTCCAGGCGGCCGCGGAATAGCGCCGCATCGATTCGGCGGACAAGAATACCTGCGACATATTGGCCGTGTGGATGATACCCCACTCTTTTACCGCAAGGATTCACTCAACTTTAGATTTTATACCGTCATTCTCCTCGCGCGGCATTGAACCGCATCAACATGGCAGGGGAATCAAATGAAGAGCATGATCAAGAAGTTCTGGGCGAACGAGTCCGGCGCAACGGCCATTGAATACGGCCTGATCGCCGCCGGTATCTCGCTCGCGATCATCGCAGTGGTGAACGGTCTCGGCACGACGCTCAACACCAAGTTCGGCGACATCAACACGTCGTTGAAGTAAGATCCGGTCGAAGTCAGACCGATAAGCGACCGGTTGAGGTTCTCAGCCGAAAAGGTCTCGTCTCTCCAGACGCCTCATACGCATCGATGCCCGGCTGTCGGCATCCGCAAAGAGGGTGAAGCAGCATCACGCTTCCAGACTGCCGGTCGATCAAGCGAACGGCTTTCCCTGCAAAACTCCATAGACAAGAAAAAAGGGCCGCCTGCGAAAGCAAGCGGCCCAAGTCTAGGGAGGAAACGCCCAAGGAGGGCAGCGATAGCGCCAGGCGCTACCGCACCGCAACAATATGCATCTGCAGCACCTGAAGTGCAAGGTTTTTCGGGCGAAAACCCATGCAAAATTTGCAAGGCATTTTGGTCAACTCGACATGCCTGTCATATTAAAACCACTTGAAAACAATGACTTAAGGAACAACATGTCATCTGGCCAGGTAAATAGAAGTGATTAGACATTCACTTCTATAGCCAAATTCCAGTTCTTGCGCTCATCCATCTCCGGAAACCAGAACTGCGCAGACTGCTAAAAATAAGATGCGCATAGTGCGCAAAAATCGACAGCGGTGGGCAATTGCGACGGCATCATAGGCAGGCCACGGCAAGCCGCGATATAGGTTGGCGAACAGCCCATATCTGCCGCTGCAAAAGGATTCTGCCGTGACGGTCATCGATTTCACCGCCTTCATCGGCCGCCTCGCCACCGCGTCGGGCGAGACCATCCTCCCTTACTTCCGGACCTCACTCAGCATCGACAACAAGAACGCTAGGGATTTCGACCCGGTCACCGAGGCCGATCGCGGCGCCGAGGCTGTGATGCGGCGGCTGATCAAGCAGAACTTCCCCCAGCACGGCATCGTCGGCGAAGAATTCGGCACCGAGCGCGAGGACGCCGAATATGTCTGGGTGCTCGATCCCATCGACGGCACCAAGTCGTTCATTTCGGGCTTCCCCACCTGGGGCACGCTGATCGCCCTGCTGCACAAGGGCACGCCCGTTTATGGCATGATGCACCAGCCCTATATCGGCGAGCGCTTCAGCGGCGATAACGGTTCGGCGCGCTACCAGGGGGCCAACAATACCGGCCGCAAACTCGCCGTGCGCCGCTGCGAATCCCTGGCCAAGGCCGCTCTGTTCACCACCAGCCCGCTGCTGATGAACGAGACCGACCGCGCCACCTTCAAGGGCGTCGAGCAGCATGTGCGCCTGACCCGTTACGGCGGCGACTGCTATTCCTATTGCATGCTCGCGGCCGGCCACCTCGATCTCGTGATCGAGACCGAATTGAAGCCCTATGACATCGCCGCTTTGATCCCGATCGTGACCGGCGCCGGTGGCATCGTCACCACCTGGGACGGCAAGCCGGCCCAGAACGGCGGCAAGATCATCGCCGCCGGTGATCCGCGCGTGCATGAAGCCGCAATGAAGTTGTTGAACGGGTAAGTTGCATCAATGACGCGCCGGCCCCTGTAGTCTCCCTCCCCGGAGCGAAGCGACTGGGGAGGGTCCGCCGATAGGCGGGGGTGGGGTCTATCCCACGTGACGTCAGAGTTTGTGGAGACACCCCACCCGTCTCGAGGCTCGCTGAACGCTCGCCTCGATCCACCCTCCCCACGGCGCGGCTTTGCCGCTTGAGGGAGGGAAAGATCAGCGCGCCGCCGCGCGCAGATGCGCGATCAACTGCTGCGCCGGGCGCGAGATCGTTGCGAGATCGCGAAAGCAGATCGCCAGTTTGCGGTTGGCCCAGGGATCCCTGATTTTCACCAGCGAAATCGCCATCGACCGCGCACAGCGCCGCGCCGCCACTTCCGGCACCACCGCGATGCCGACCTGGGCGGCGGCCATCTGGCACATGGCATCGAAATCGCGCATCTGCGCGCGAAACCGCAGCCGCTTTCCCATCCTTGCGGCGTATTTGCCGATGTGGTTCTGCAGCGCCGTGGCGTTGGTGAGGCCGATGAAATCGCGATCAGCGACCTCGTTGAAATCGACGTGGCGGTGATGCGCGAGATCGCTGCGCGGGGCCGTCACCAGCACCAGCCGGTCTTCACTGAAGATGAAGCGATCGAGACTGTCGGGCAGCGTATGTTCGGCCGCAAAGCCGAGATCGGCGGTGCCGCCGGCAATGGCCTGGGCGATATCGGCGCTTTCGCGTTCCTCCACATCGAGGCTGACCTGCGGATGCTCGCGCAAAAAGGCCGCCAGCGCTTTCGGCAGATGCTCGGACAGGCCCACCGTATTCGCCAGCA
It contains:
- the hisN gene encoding histidinol-phosphatase produces the protein MTVIDFTAFIGRLATASGETILPYFRTSLSIDNKNARDFDPVTEADRGAEAVMRRLIKQNFPQHGIVGEEFGTEREDAEYVWVLDPIDGTKSFISGFPTWGTLIALLHKGTPVYGMMHQPYIGERFSGDNGSARYQGANNTGRKLAVRRCESLAKAALFTTSPLLMNETDRATFKGVEQHVRLTRYGGDCYSYCMLAAGHLDLVIETELKPYDIAALIPIVTGAGGIVTTWDGKPAQNGGKIIAAGDPRVHEAAMKLLNG
- a CDS encoding LysR substrate-binding domain-containing protein — encoded protein: MHFDLVDLRLFVAVAEARSITGGAAAAHLALASASARIQGLEAAVGVALLKRGRRGVTLTAAGESLLGHARLVLHDVETLRSEMTAYASGSKASIAMLANTVGLSEHLPKALAAFLREHPQVSLDVEERESADIAQAIAGGTADLGFAAEHTLPDSLDRFIFSEDRLVLVTAPRSDLAHHRHVDFNEVADRDFIGLTNATALQNHIGKYAARMGKRLRFRAQMRDFDAMCQMAAAQVGIAVVPEVAARRCARSMAISLVKIRDPWANRKLAICFRDLATISRPAQQLIAHLRAAAR
- a CDS encoding Flp family type IVb pilin produces the protein MKSMIKKFWANESGATAIEYGLIAAGISLAIIAVVNGLGTTLNTKFGDINTSLK